One stretch of Pectobacterium brasiliense DNA includes these proteins:
- the pmrB gene encoding two-component system sensor histidine kinase PmrB → MKSDADTVTSMRRRLVLALGGILLVCQMISVFWLWHESEEQISLLVDKSLSASAQNMQIDQEINEAIASLSIPSLVMVILTLLMCFQAVSWITRPLSRLQEELQDRTAENLEPLPQQSDIKEIAAVTHTINQLFQRLDETLKRDRQFTADVAHELRTPLSGIRLHLELHQQQHQIDCSSLIKRIDKMVKTVEQLLLLARVGQEFSAGHHQNVAFLKDVIFPMQDELAEMLQKRQQTLKWILPPEDITLRGDATLLQLLLRNLVENAYRYSPEASQITVSLSTRQHLELQVEDEGPGIDESKVGELSKAFVRMDSRYGGIGLGLSIVTRIAQLHDGKFFLCNRAQRSGALARVVLTAPDEYPDSA, encoded by the coding sequence ATGAAGAGCGATGCCGACACCGTTACCAGCATGCGTCGCCGTTTAGTGCTGGCACTGGGCGGCATCCTGCTCGTCTGTCAGATGATCAGCGTATTCTGGCTTTGGCACGAAAGCGAAGAGCAGATCAGCCTACTGGTTGATAAATCCCTGAGCGCCAGTGCTCAGAACATGCAGATCGATCAAGAGATCAATGAGGCGATCGCCTCGCTCAGTATCCCAAGTCTGGTGATGGTCATTCTGACATTGCTCATGTGCTTTCAGGCGGTCAGTTGGATCACTCGTCCGCTTTCCCGCCTACAGGAAGAATTGCAGGATCGCACGGCGGAAAACCTGGAGCCGCTGCCACAGCAGAGTGACATTAAAGAAATTGCTGCTGTCACTCATACCATCAACCAGCTTTTTCAACGTCTGGACGAAACGTTGAAACGCGACAGGCAATTTACTGCGGATGTCGCTCATGAATTACGAACCCCGTTATCCGGTATTCGACTGCACCTCGAATTGCACCAGCAGCAACATCAGATTGACTGTAGTTCGCTCATCAAACGCATTGATAAAATGGTGAAAACGGTAGAACAACTTTTGCTGCTTGCGCGTGTCGGGCAAGAGTTTTCAGCGGGCCATCACCAAAATGTCGCGTTCCTGAAAGACGTCATTTTTCCTATGCAGGATGAACTGGCAGAGATGCTGCAAAAACGTCAGCAGACGCTGAAATGGATATTGCCGCCAGAAGATATCACCCTGCGCGGCGATGCGACGTTGCTCCAGCTACTGCTACGCAATCTGGTAGAAAACGCCTATCGCTATAGCCCGGAAGCCAGTCAGATCACCGTGAGCCTGAGTACGAGGCAACATCTTGAACTACAGGTTGAGGATGAAGGACCAGGGATCGATGAAAGCAAGGTCGGTGAATTAAGTAAGGCGTTCGTTCGCATGGATAGCCGCTATGGCGGGATCGGCCTCGGGCTAAGTATCGTGACGCGCATTGCTCAGTTGCACGACGGAAAATTTTTCCTCTGCAACCGAGCACAACGTTCCGGTGCACTCGCTCGCGTGGTGCTCACCGCCCCTGACGAATACCCCGATTCTGCCTGA
- the pmrA gene encoding two-component system response regulator PmrA, with protein MKLLIVEDDKLLQEGLLLALSHEGYACDCAGTAKEADALISSAHYSLVILDLGLPDEDGLTLLSRWRKNHYQHPVLILTARDKVNDRVSGLDVGADDYLAKPFALTELQARVRALIRRHQGSSNSTIQVDNITLDLNNQQVLLDNKPVVLTPKEFAILSRLVLKAGSQVHREVLHQDIYAWNDDPSSNSLEVHIHNLRHKIGKDRIRTLRGFGYLLTKGEQP; from the coding sequence ATGAAATTATTGATTGTTGAAGACGATAAGCTGTTGCAGGAAGGATTGTTATTGGCGTTGAGTCATGAAGGTTATGCCTGTGATTGTGCAGGCACGGCCAAAGAAGCGGACGCGCTCATCAGCAGCGCGCATTACAGTCTGGTTATTCTCGATCTTGGCTTACCGGATGAAGACGGACTCACCCTGCTCTCACGCTGGCGTAAGAATCATTACCAGCATCCCGTACTCATCTTAACCGCGCGGGATAAGGTAAACGATCGCGTCAGCGGGCTGGATGTCGGTGCAGACGATTACCTTGCCAAGCCCTTCGCCCTGACGGAATTACAGGCGCGCGTACGCGCGCTGATTCGCCGCCATCAGGGTTCAAGCAACAGCACAATACAGGTCGACAACATTACGTTGGACTTAAACAATCAACAGGTGTTACTGGACAACAAGCCAGTAGTGCTGACGCCAAAAGAGTTTGCGATCCTGTCCCGTCTGGTGTTGAAAGCCGGTTCTCAGGTACATCGCGAGGTCCTGCATCAGGATATTTACGCCTGGAACGACGACCCATCCTCCAATTCGCTGGAAGTGCATATCCATAATCTGCGTCACAAGATAGGGAAAGACCGCATCCGAACCCTGCGAGGCTTTGGCTATCTGCTGACTAAAGGTGAACAGCCATGA
- the eptA gene encoding phosphoethanolamine transferase EptA: MKKRIPMGRPHLSSITFVLIFSAFITLVQNIAYYRQTLQLLDMTDWITIPFFLSMPVVIFAVLNIIFTLLAVPYLRKAVIVLFLLTGAAAQYFMLNYGIIIDRTMIQNILETTAGESFSLLTPQLVAWIFFIGVIPAALAVWIKIKPAKPTTFYIGMRFLSVIISLFAILSIAAFFYKDYASFMRNNKELVKAITPSNIVAASLSYHKHSVLANLPLEQIGLDAHKAAPPSPTAKKNLVILVVGETSRAQNFSRGGYGKETNPLLAKDNVIYFENTSSCGTSTGVSVPCMFSNMPRQSFNGDVASHQEGLLDILQRANVNVLWQENDGGCKDACTRVPTVDVTSLKLPGLCTNGECHDEALFHGVEDYINKLDNDGIIVLHTIGSHGPSYYQRYPDAFKKFTPTCDTNQIQTCTQEALTNTYDNTILYVDFVLDKAINLLKQHQDKFNTSLVYLSDHGESLGENGIYLHSMPYSIAPKQQTHVPMLMWLSTGYQQQQGIQDSCLRQNAKQLDYSQDNLFHTILGMFTIATKEYQPQLDILHPCRDKAT, from the coding sequence ATGAAAAAACGAATACCGATGGGCAGACCACACCTGAGCAGCATCACGTTCGTGCTGATATTTTCTGCCTTTATTACTCTGGTCCAGAACATTGCCTACTACCGCCAAACGCTGCAACTGCTGGACATGACAGACTGGATTACTATCCCTTTCTTTCTCAGCATGCCCGTTGTGATTTTCGCGGTGCTGAATATCATTTTCACACTTCTGGCAGTACCTTATCTGCGTAAGGCCGTCATTGTTCTTTTCCTGCTGACCGGTGCCGCAGCACAATACTTTATGCTGAACTACGGCATTATCATTGACCGAACCATGATCCAGAATATCCTGGAGACAACAGCTGGCGAATCCTTTTCACTGCTTACGCCACAACTTGTCGCCTGGATATTCTTTATTGGCGTCATTCCTGCGGCGCTCGCCGTCTGGATAAAAATAAAGCCCGCCAAGCCGACAACGTTCTATATTGGCATGCGCTTCCTTAGCGTCATTATTTCGTTATTCGCTATTTTATCTATCGCGGCATTCTTTTATAAAGATTACGCCTCGTTCATGCGTAATAACAAAGAGTTGGTAAAAGCAATTACGCCCAGCAATATTGTGGCGGCCAGCTTGTCCTACCATAAACATAGTGTGCTGGCTAATTTGCCCCTGGAGCAAATTGGTCTGGATGCCCACAAAGCGGCCCCTCCATCCCCGACGGCAAAAAAGAATCTGGTTATTCTGGTGGTTGGCGAGACATCCCGGGCGCAAAACTTTTCGCGGGGTGGTTACGGAAAAGAGACCAATCCGCTGCTGGCGAAAGACAACGTTATCTACTTTGAAAACACCTCATCGTGTGGCACATCAACGGGCGTTTCCGTTCCCTGCATGTTTTCCAACATGCCGCGTCAAAGTTTTAACGGCGATGTAGCCAGCCATCAGGAAGGGCTGCTGGATATATTACAACGTGCGAACGTTAACGTGCTTTGGCAGGAGAATGACGGCGGCTGCAAAGATGCCTGTACACGAGTGCCAACGGTTGATGTGACATCGCTGAAACTGCCGGGATTATGCACCAACGGTGAATGCCACGATGAAGCGTTATTCCACGGCGTTGAAGATTATATTAACAAGCTCGATAACGACGGCATTATCGTATTACATACGATAGGCAGCCACGGCCCGAGCTATTACCAACGCTATCCTGACGCCTTTAAGAAATTTACGCCAACGTGCGATACCAATCAGATTCAGACCTGTACGCAGGAAGCACTGACCAATACGTATGACAATACGATCCTGTATGTCGATTTTGTTCTGGATAAAGCGATCAATTTACTGAAACAGCATCAGGATAAATTTAATACGTCGCTGGTTTACCTGTCCGACCACGGCGAATCGTTAGGGGAAAACGGCATCTACCTGCATAGCATGCCCTACTCTATTGCGCCGAAGCAGCAAACACATGTGCCAATGCTAATGTGGTTATCAACGGGTTATCAGCAGCAACAAGGTATTCAGGATTCCTGTCTGCGCCAGAACGCGAAGCAGTTGGATTACTCGCAAGATAATCTTTTCCATACCATACTGGGGATGTTTACTATCGCCACGAAAGAATATCAGCCTCAGCTTGATATCCTTCATCCGTGCAGGGACAAGGCAACATGA
- a CDS encoding helix-turn-helix transcriptional regulator — protein MSNSLISGESYELDLLDERPFSQTDYEILKSYEAVVDGLAMLIGEHCEIVLHSLEDLKCSAVRIANGEHTGRKIGSPITDLALRMLHDMAGEDSSVSKAYFTRAKSGVLMKSVTIAIRNRDQRVIGLLCINMNLDVPFSQIVQTFIPPETHDVASSVNFASSVDDLVAQTLEFSIEEVNADRNVSNNAKNRQIVLSLYEKGIFDIKDAINQVAERLNISKHTVYLYIRQFKSGDFSGHER, from the coding sequence ATGTCTAATTCGCTTATATCTGGCGAATCTTATGAGCTTGATTTGCTGGATGAACGTCCTTTCAGTCAAACGGACTATGAGATCCTGAAATCGTATGAAGCGGTGGTTGATGGCTTGGCCATGTTAATTGGCGAGCATTGTGAGATTGTGTTGCACTCGCTTGAGGATCTTAAATGTTCCGCCGTGCGTATTGCGAATGGGGAACATACCGGCAGGAAGATTGGCTCGCCGATTACGGATCTTGCATTGCGTATGCTGCATGACATGGCAGGTGAAGATAGCAGCGTGTCGAAAGCCTATTTTACCCGTGCAAAAAGCGGCGTGTTGATGAAGTCAGTGACGATTGCCATTCGCAATCGCGATCAGCGCGTGATTGGGCTGCTGTGTATCAACATGAATTTGGATGTGCCTTTCTCCCAGATTGTGCAGACCTTTATTCCACCTGAAACGCATGATGTCGCTTCTTCCGTTAACTTTGCGTCATCCGTTGATGATCTCGTGGCACAAACGCTGGAGTTTTCGATTGAGGAAGTCAATGCGGATCGTAACGTCTCCAATAATGCGAAAAATCGCCAAATTGTACTGAGCCTGTATGAGAAAGGCATCTTTGATATTAAAGACGCCATCAACCAGGTCGCCGAACGCCTCAATATCTCTAAACACACGGTCTATCTTTATATTCGTCAATTCAAAAGCGGCGACTTCAGCGGGCACGAACGTTAA
- the tusD gene encoding sulfurtransferase complex subunit TusD, whose product MLSYCLLVTGPAYGTQQASSALQFAQALLAEGHRLKSVFFYREGVLNANQLTSPANDEFDLVRAWQQLGETHQVALNVCVAAALRRGVTDAQQATQLNLAGANLQPGFVLSGLGELAQSVLTCDRVIQF is encoded by the coding sequence ATGCTGAGTTACTGTTTGCTGGTGACTGGCCCGGCTTATGGCACACAGCAAGCGAGCAGCGCGTTGCAGTTTGCACAGGCGCTGTTGGCTGAAGGGCACAGGCTGAAAAGCGTGTTCTTCTATCGCGAGGGCGTGCTAAATGCCAACCAGCTAACGTCACCCGCTAATGATGAGTTTGATCTTGTACGCGCCTGGCAGCAGTTAGGCGAAACGCATCAGGTGGCGCTGAATGTCTGTGTCGCCGCTGCATTACGAAGAGGTGTTACCGACGCGCAGCAAGCGACTCAGCTCAACCTTGCTGGCGCGAATCTGCAACCCGGCTTTGTTCTGAGCGGGTTGGGGGAACTGGCGCAATCGGTGCTGACCTGCGATCGGGTTATTCAGTTTTAA
- the tusC gene encoding sulfurtransferase complex subunit TusC yields MKRVAFVFTHSPHGSASGREGLDALLAMSALTEEIGVFFVGDGVLQLLPHQQPEKILMRNYIATFGVLPLYDIDACYLCETSARQRGLSIETDWVLDVELLGPQAWRSKLADYHSILSF; encoded by the coding sequence ATGAAGCGAGTCGCATTTGTTTTTACGCATTCCCCACACGGGAGCGCTTCCGGACGGGAAGGGCTGGATGCGCTATTGGCGATGTCAGCCCTGACGGAAGAAATTGGCGTATTTTTTGTTGGTGATGGCGTACTGCAACTGCTGCCGCATCAACAGCCGGAAAAGATTTTGATGCGTAATTACATCGCAACGTTTGGCGTGCTGCCGTTATACGATATCGACGCTTGTTATCTGTGCGAGACTTCTGCGCGCCAGCGTGGGTTGAGTATAGAGACAGACTGGGTTTTGGATGTAGAGCTATTAGGGCCGCAAGCATGGCGCAGTAAGTTGGCCGATTATCATTCCATCCTTTCATTCTAG
- the tusB gene encoding sulfurtransferase complex subunit TusB: protein MLHTLSRSPYHVDLDVLLRSLDQGDALVLLQDGVIAALAGGDIIQRLLDSAVLLYALQPDTAARGMTEQISNNVTLIDYNQFVQLTVEHPQQLAW, encoded by the coding sequence ATGCTGCATACACTCTCACGTTCTCCTTATCACGTTGACCTGGATGTACTCTTGCGCAGTTTAGATCAGGGTGATGCTTTGGTCTTATTGCAAGACGGTGTTATCGCTGCGCTGGCCGGTGGAGATATTATTCAGCGTCTTCTTGATTCAGCGGTTCTTCTCTACGCGCTCCAGCCTGATACCGCGGCAAGAGGAATGACTGAACAAATTTCAAACAATGTGACACTCATTGACTATAATCAGTTTGTTCAACTGACAGTGGAGCACCCGCAGCAACTCGCGTGGTAA
- the rpsL gene encoding 30S ribosomal protein S12, whose translation MATINQLVRKPRSLKAAKSNVPALEACPQKRGVCTRVYTTTPKKPNSALRKVCRVRLTNGFEVTSYIGGEGHNLQEHSVILIRGGRVKDLPGVRYHTVRGALDCSGVKDRKQSRSKYGVKKPKA comes from the coding sequence ATGGCAACGATTAACCAGCTGGTACGCAAACCACGCTCCCTGAAGGCTGCTAAAAGCAACGTTCCGGCGCTGGAAGCATGCCCGCAGAAACGTGGCGTATGTACCCGTGTATATACTACCACCCCTAAAAAACCGAACTCCGCACTGCGTAAAGTATGTCGTGTTCGTTTAACCAACGGTTTTGAAGTTACCTCCTATATTGGTGGTGAAGGTCATAACCTGCAGGAGCACTCCGTGATCCTGATCCGTGGCGGTCGTGTTAAAGACCTGCCAGGTGTGCGTTACCACACCGTTCGTGGCGCGCTGGACTGCTCAGGTGTTAAAGACCGTAAGCAATCCCGTTCCAAATACGGCGTGAAGAAGCCAAAGGCTTAA
- the rpsG gene encoding 30S ribosomal protein S7, giving the protein MPRRRVIGQRKILPDPKFGSELLAKFVNILMVDGKKSTAEAIVYTALETLAQRSGKDHLEAFEVALDNVRPTVEVKSRRVGGSTYQVPVEVRPVRRNALAMRWIVEAARKRGDKSMALRLANELSDAAENKGTAVKKREDVHRMAEANKAFAHYRW; this is encoded by the coding sequence ATGCCACGTCGTCGCGTCATTGGTCAACGTAAAATTCTGCCGGATCCTAAGTTCGGATCAGAACTGCTGGCCAAATTTGTAAACATCCTGATGGTAGATGGTAAAAAATCTACTGCAGAAGCAATCGTCTATACCGCGCTGGAGACCCTGGCTCAGCGTTCTGGTAAAGATCATCTGGAAGCTTTTGAAGTAGCTCTGGACAACGTTCGCCCGACTGTCGAAGTTAAGTCGCGCCGCGTTGGTGGTTCTACTTATCAGGTACCAGTAGAAGTCCGTCCGGTTCGTCGTAATGCGTTGGCAATGCGTTGGATCGTAGAAGCTGCTCGTAAACGCGGTGATAAATCTATGGCTCTGCGCCTGGCGAACGAACTTTCTGATGCAGCAGAAAACAAAGGTACTGCTGTTAAGAAACGTGAAGACGTTCACCGTATGGCCGAAGCTAACAAGGCGTTCGCTCACTACCGTTGGTAA